In one window of Hymenobacter nivis DNA:
- a CDS encoding hemolysin family protein, with translation MLANGFFVAAEFALVKVRLSQLELKAQEGNRLARLAESMLRNLDAYLSATQLGITLASLALGWVGESVVAAAILGLMHRLQLNVTPELAHSIAIPVSFATITVLHIVIGEQAPKVLAIQRSEATTLVIAAPLRAFYLITFPAIWLLNKLSNMLLGAFGVKSTHGTEVHTAEELRLLLDQGKQSGEIEDSEHELIENVFEFNDRMVKQIMVPRTKLAALDVHASEDQILETVFSEGYSRLPVYEGNIDNIVGILNVKDLLPIIRRNEPVELARIMRAPYFVPETKKINRLLRSFQRKHTVMAVVSDEFGGVSGIVTIEDIMEELVGEIQDEYDNEVPVVEKVAADEYRVAAATSISDANEYLPFPLPESEDYETVGGLLNVVYGSIPEVGDVAVLDPYEFRVLERSRRVIDLVQLRVVRAEEKAEPRTDLSAEI, from the coding sequence GTGTTGGCAAACGGGTTTTTCGTGGCTGCCGAGTTTGCGCTGGTCAAGGTACGCTTGTCGCAGCTCGAATTGAAGGCGCAGGAGGGCAACCGCCTGGCGCGCTTGGCCGAGAGCATGTTGCGTAACCTCGACGCTTACCTGTCGGCCACGCAGTTGGGCATCACCCTAGCCTCGCTGGCCCTGGGCTGGGTAGGCGAGAGCGTAGTGGCCGCGGCCATCCTGGGCCTCATGCACCGCTTGCAGCTGAACGTGACGCCCGAGTTGGCCCATTCCATTGCCATCCCCGTTTCCTTCGCCACCATTACCGTCTTGCACATCGTCATCGGCGAGCAGGCCCCCAAGGTATTGGCCATTCAGCGCTCCGAAGCCACTACGCTGGTCATCGCCGCGCCGCTGCGGGCATTCTACCTCATCACATTTCCGGCTATCTGGCTACTCAATAAACTGTCTAACATGCTCTTGGGTGCGTTCGGAGTAAAATCGACGCATGGCACCGAGGTGCACACGGCCGAGGAGCTGCGCCTGTTGCTCGACCAGGGTAAGCAGAGCGGCGAAATTGAAGATTCGGAGCACGAGCTGATCGAGAACGTGTTCGAGTTCAACGACCGCATGGTGAAGCAGATTATGGTGCCGCGCACCAAGCTGGCGGCGCTCGACGTGCACGCCTCGGAAGACCAGATTTTGGAAACGGTGTTCAGCGAAGGCTACTCGCGCCTACCGGTGTACGAAGGCAACATCGACAACATTGTGGGCATCCTGAACGTGAAGGACCTGCTGCCCATCATCCGGCGCAACGAGCCGGTAGAGCTGGCCCGCATTATGCGCGCGCCTTACTTCGTGCCCGAAACCAAGAAAATCAACCGCTTGCTGCGCAGTTTTCAGCGCAAGCACACGGTCATGGCCGTCGTGAGCGACGAGTTCGGCGGCGTGTCGGGCATTGTTACCATTGAGGACATCATGGAGGAACTAGTAGGCGAAATCCAGGACGAATACGACAACGAGGTGCCCGTGGTGGAGAAAGTAGCGGCCGACGAATACCGCGTGGCCGCCGCCACGTCCATCTCCGACGCCAACGAGTACCTACCCTTCCCGCTGCCCGAAAGCGAGGATTACGAAACCGTGGGCGGCCTGCTGAACGTGGTGTACGGCAGCATCCCCGAGGTGGGCGACGTGGCCGTGCTCGACCCCTACGAGTTTCGGGTATTGGAGCGCTCGCGCCGCGTCATCGATCTGGTGCAGCTGCGCGTGGTGCGCGCCGAAGAAAAAGCCGAACCCCGCACCGACCTGAGCGCCGAGATTTAA